The following proteins are co-located in the Vigna unguiculata cultivar IT97K-499-35 chromosome 9, ASM411807v1, whole genome shotgun sequence genome:
- the LOC114164156 gene encoding protein SABRE isoform X3, which translates to MLILWVQKGHQRRCKHLSLSPSTALCFLKSFNLPKLDVSFVHREHNLFLENNIMGIQLKSTKLRSTEDLGESTRLDFQLEFSEIHLLREAGSSILEILKVDLASFVYIPVQPISPVRAETDIKLGGTQCNIIMSRLKPWLFLHSSKKKRMVLREEASVDAKPQSTDGKTIMWTCNVSAPEMTIVLFNMAGSPVYHGCSQSSHLFANNISNMGTTVHTELGELNLHLADEYQECLKESVFGVESNCGSVMHIAKVNLDWGKKDVESSEGDGPKCRLGLLVDVTGMTLCLTFKRIESLVSTAVSFQALLKSLSASKKKLTHSQGRLTKSSGKGTQFLKFNLERCSVHVWGETGLETTFVPDPKRVNYGSQGGRVLINVSADGTPRNANIFSTISNENQKLKYSVSLEIFRFSLCVNKEKQSTQMELERAKSAYQEYREENREVTNVALFDMQNAKFVQRSGGLKDIAVCSLFSATDITVRWEPDVHLSLIELVFQLKLLVHNSKLQEHGNEHMEDLSHVQDANWKKESAIGSGYLEKQKKKESIFAVDVETLSISAGLGDGVEAMVQVQSIFSENARIGVLLEGLMLSLNGARVFKSSRMQISRIPSVSANASDVKGHVTTWDFVVQGLDFHIIMPYRLQLRAIDDVIEDMLRGLKLIIAAKKKMIFPVKKEISKVKKPSSVQFGCIKFCIRKLTADIEEEPIQGWFDEHYQLLKKEAAELAIRLNFLDEFISKAKQGSKSTDTVSSSQERKVSFNNVEANVKDSSTIESMREEIYKRSFRSYYQACQNLVLSEGSGACVDDFQSGFRPSTSRTSLLSISASDLDVSLKKIDGGEVGIIEVLKKLDPVCLEKDIPFSRLYGTNILLNTGSLVVKLRNYTFPLFSGSSGKCEGHLVLAQQATSFQPQIYQDVYVGRWRKVRMLRSASGTTPPLKTYSDLPIHFQKGEVSFGVGYEPAFADVSYAFTVALRRANLSLMNPGPLILPPKKERSLPWWDDMRNYIHGRISLMFSESKWNVLASTDPYEKVDKLQIVTNSMEMHQSDGRVFVSAKDFKILLSSLESLANKRGIKIPAGVSGAFLEAPVFTLEVTMDWDCESGDPMNHYLFALPAEGKPRDKVFDPFRSTSLSLRWNFSLRPFPPPSQKESSSSITRDIEGDATAFDNFQTSQNVSPLSPTFNFGAHDLAWILKFWSLNYIPPHKLRSFSRWPRFGIPRIARSGNLSLDKVMTEFMLRLDATPACIKNMPLDDDDPARGLTFAMTKLKYELCYSRGKQKYTFESKRDILDLVYQGLDLHMLKAFINKEECASVAKVVNMILKSSQSASIDKVPSEKGYMTEKNRDDGFLLSSDYFTIRRQSPKADPARLLAWQEAGRRSVEMTHIRSGYENGSETDDHMRSDLSDDDGNNVVVADDCQSVFVYGLKLLWTIGNRDAVWAWVGGLSKAFEPAKPSPSQQYAQRKLLEENKQRCGSDFHQDDVSKGLPTGKISKSFLQNVSTPGSLTSSPNSVKVDNLPSVKKENSDDLDGTRHFMVNVIEPQFNLHSEDANGRFLLAAVRGQVLARSFHSVFHVGYEIIEQALVSKDVPINEYQPEMTWKRMEFSVMLEHVQAHVAPTDVDPGAGLQWLPKILRSSPKVMRTGALLERVFMPCSMYFRYTRHKGGTPELKVKPLKELTFNSHDIEATMTSRQFQVMLDVLTNLLFARLPKPRKSSLSFPAEDYEDVEEEADEVVPDGVEEVELAKINLEKTEREQRLLLDDIRKLSLWGDPYGEPHQEKESELWMISGGRSLLVQGLKRELVIAQKSRKAASASLRMAFQKAAQLRLTEKEKNKSPSYAMRISLQINKVVWSMLVDGKSFAEAEINDMIYDFDRDYKDVGIARFTTKYFVVRNCLPNVKSDMLLSAWNPPSEWGKKVMLRVDARQGAPKDGNSPLELFEVEIYPLKIHLTETMYRMMWEYFFPEEEQDSQRRQEVWKVSTTAGARRVKKGSLLEASASSSHSIKEYEAPSKSGISAMLFPTSQPSVHVDSAQASKTQNAKANSGTVTGSNPELRRTSSFDRTWEETVAESVANELVLQSFSSSKNGQYSSAKQQDESAKNKSKDSKGVKGGRSSHEEKKVAKSHEEKRSRPRKMMEFHNIKISQVELLVTYEGQRFVVNDLKLLMDQFHRTEFTGTWRRLFSRVKKHIIWGVLKSVTGMQGRKFKDKGQSQHTGAGVPEIDLNFSDNEGQTGKSDQYPPSWPKRPSDGAGDGFVTSIRGLFNTQRRKAKAFVLRTMRGEAENDFQGDWSESDMDFSPFARQLTITRAKELIRRHTKKFRSRGQKASSSQQRESLPSSPRETTPFDSDSSSGSSPYEDFHE; encoded by the exons ATGCTGATTCTGTGGGTGCAAAAGGGCCATCAAAGAAGATGCAAACACTTGTCGCTTTCTCCAAGTACAGCTCTATGTTTCCTGAAAAG CTTCAATCTTCCAAAGCTGGATGTGAGTTTTGTGCATCGTGAACATAATCTTTTCCTTGAAAACAACATCATGGGCATCCAATTGAAAAGCACCAAATTACGATCCACAGAGGATCTTGGGGAAAGTACACGCCTTGATTTCCAACTGGAGTTTAGTGAAATACAT CTTCTGAGAGAAGCAGGTTCTTCCATCCTGGAGATATTGAAGGTGGATTTGGCCTCTTTTGTATATATCCCAGTACAG CCAATATCACCTGTTAGAGCTGAAACTGATATCAAGTTAGGAGGTACTCAGTGCAACATCATAATGAGCAGGTTAAAGCCTTGGTTGTTTCTCCACTCGTCTAAGAAGAAAAGGATGGTACTTCGAGAAGAAGCATCTGTTGATGCAAAGCCTCAATCAACTGATGGCAAGACAATCATGTGGACATGCAATGTCTCAGCTCCTGAGATGACAATAGTGCTTTTCAATATGGCTGGTTCTCCTGTTTATCAT GGTTGCTCTCAATCATCGCATTTGTTCGCAAACAACATTTCAAATATGGGGACTACAGTACACACTGAACTTGGAGAGTTAAATCTTCACCTAGCTGATGAATATCAAGAATGCTTGAAAGAAAGTGTTTTTGGTGTGGAATCAAATTGTGGCTCCGTTATGCACATTGCGAAGGTTAATTTGGATTGGGGGAAAAAGGATGTGGAATCATCTGAAGGAGATGGTCCTAAGTGTAGACTAGGTTTGTTAGTTGATGTGACTGGTATGACACTATGTCTAACTTTCAAGCGTATAGAATCACTTGTGTCAACAGCCGTATCTTTTCAAGCTCTTTTGAAAAGCTTATCTGCTTCAAAGAAAAAGTTGACTCATAGTCAAGGTCGTTTAACAAAATCTTCTGGTAAAGGAACTCAGTTTTTGAAATTCAATCTTGAGAGGTGTTCAGTACATGTATGGGGTGAGACAGGTTTGGAAACTACATTTGTTCCAGATCCCAAGCGAGTTAATTATGGCTCACAAGGGGGTAGAGTTTTGATAAATGTGTCAGCAGATGGTACCCCACGCAATGCAAATATATTCTCCACTATTTCTAATGAAAACCAGAAGCTGAAGTACTCTGTCTCTCTTGAAATATTTCGATTTAGTTTGTGTGTGAACAAAGAGAAACAGTCCACACAGATGGAACTTGAGAGAGCCAAATCTGCCTATCAGGAATACAGGGAGGAAAATAGGGAAGTAACAAATGTGGCGTTGTTTGATATGCAAAATGCTAAATTTGTACAGCGTTCAGGTGGTCTCAAAGACATTGCTGTCTGTTCTCTTTTTAGTGCTACCGATATCACTGTAAGGTGGGAGCCTGATGTACATCTATCACTAATTGAACTTGTTTTTCAGCTGAAGCTACTTGTACACAATAGTAAGCTTCAGGAGCATGGCAATGAACACATGGAAGATTTGTCTCATGTTCAAGATGCTAATTGGAAAAAAGAATCTGCCATTGGATCAGGGTACCTTGAAaagcagaaaaagaaagaatctATTTTTGCTGTCGATGTAGAAACATTAAGTATTTCGGCTGGGCTAGGAGATGGAGTTGAGGCCATGGTTCAGGTGCAATCAATTTTCTCTGAGAATGCTCGTATAGGAGTACTCCTTGAAGGACTTATGCTTAGTTTGAATGGAGCTAGAGTCTTCAAGAGTAGTAGAATGCAAATTTCCCGGATTCCTAGTGTTTCTGCAAATGCATCTGATGTAAAAGGACATGTGACAACATGGGATTTTGTAGTCCAAGGTCTTGATTTTCACATTATCATGCCATACAGATTGCAATTGCGTGCCATTGATGATGTCATCGAAGATATGTTGCGAGGTTTGAAGCTCATAATTGCTGccaagaaaaaaatgatttttcccGTAAAGAAAGAGATCTCTAAAGTTAAGAAACCTAGCTCCGTACAATTTGGATGCATAAAATTTTGCATACGTAAGCTAACTGCTGATATTGAAGAGGAACCAATCCAGGGATGGTTTGATGAGCACTATCAGCTTCTGAAGAAGGAGGCTGCTGAGTTAGCCATTCGGTTGAACTTTCTAGATGAATTTATATCGAAGGCAAAACAAGGTTCCAAATCAACTGACACCGTTAGTTCTTCTCAAGAAAGAAAAGTTTCTTTTAATAATGTGGAGGCTAATGTAAAAGATTCTTCTACTATTGAATCCATGAGGGAAGAAATTTATAAACGATCATTTCGATCATATTACCAGGCGTGCCAGAATCTTGTGTTGTCGGAAGGGTCTGGTGCTTGTGTGGATGATTTTCAATCTGGTTTCAGACCTAGTACATCAAGGACATCTCTTCTTTCAATATCTGCCTCAGATTTAGATGTAAGcttgaaaaaaattgatggtGGAGAGGTTGGTATAATTGAGGTTCTGAAGAAGCTTGATCCTGTCTGTCTTGAGAAAGATATACCATTTTCCCGACTTTATGGGACAAATATTCTCTTAAATACAGGTTCTCTTGTAGTTAAGCTTCGGAATTACACATTTCCTCTTTTCTCTGGAAGTTCCGGTAAATGTGAAGGCCATCTTGTATTGGCTCAGCAG GCAACTAGCTTTCAGCCTCAAATATATCAAGATGTCTATGTTGGGAGATGGAGAAAAGTTCGTATGCTACGATCAGCTAGTGGTACTACTCCACCATTGAAGACATACTCTGATTTGCCCATACATTTCCAGAAAGGTGAGGTATCATTTGGGGTGGGTTATGAACCAGCTTTTGCTGATGTTAGTTATGCTTTCACCGTAGCACTTCGGAGGGCTAATCTAAGTTTAATGAATCCTGGTCCACTTATCCTGCCACCAAAAAAGGAGCGAAGTTTGCCATGGTGGGATGACATGAGAAATTACATCCATGGAAGAATATCCTTAATGTTTTCTGAATCAAAATGGAATGTTTTAGCAAGTACAGATCCTTATGAAAAGGTTGACAAACTTCAAATTGTGACCAACTCTATGGAGATGCACCAGTCTGATGGTCGTGTTTTTGTTTCTGCCAAagattttaagattttgttgAGTAGTTTGGAGAGTTTGGCGAACAAACGAGGCATTAAAATTCCAGCAGGTGTCTCAGGTGCATTTCTGGAAGCGCCTGTCTTTACTCTTGAAGTTACAATGGACTGGGATTGTGAATCCGGAGATCCCATGaatcattatttatttgcaCTTCCAGCTGAGGGCAAACCTCGTGATAAAGTATTTGATCCCTTCAGATCCACTTCACTTTCCCTTCGATGGAACTTCTCTCTTAGACCCTTTCCTCCTCCATCACAAAAGGAATCCTCATCTTCCATTACTAGGGATATTGAGGGTGATGCTACTGcatttgataattttcaaaCGTCCCAGAATGTTTCACCTCTGTCCCCAACATTTAACTTTGGAGCTCATGATCTAGCATGGATTCTAAAGTTCTGGAGTTTGAACTACATTCCTCCACATAAGCTGCGCAGCTTTTCTCGGTGGCCTCGTTTTGGTATTCCAAGAATTGCCAGATCTGGCAATCTTTCATTAGATAAAGTGATGACTGAATTTATGCTCCGTCTAGATGCCACACCAGCCTGTATAAAGAACATGCCTCTAGATGATGATGATCCGGCGAGAGGACTGACTTTTGCAATGACGAAACTGAAATATGAACTGTGTTACAGTAGGGGCAAGCAAAAGTATACTTTTGAAAGCAAGCGTGATATTCTTGATCTTGTTTACCAAGGTCTTGATCTTCATATGCTAAAGGCTTTCATAAACAAAGAAGAATGTGCCAGTGTTGCCAAAGTAGTTAACATGATACTGAAAAGTTCTCAATCTGCATCCATTGACAAAGTTCCCAGTGAAAAGGGTTACATGACAGAAAAAAATCGTGATGATGGATTTCTTTTATCCTCTGATTACTTCACCATCAGAAGACAATCTCCGAAGGCTGATCCTGCTAGGTTATTAGCATGGCAAGAAGCAGGAAGAAGAAGTGTCGAGATGACGCATATACGGTCTGGGTATGAAAATGGGAGTGAAACAGATGATCATATGCGATCGGACCTAAGTGATGATGATGGTAACAATGTAGTAGTAGCTGATGATTGTCAGAGTGTGTTTGTGTATGGTCTGAAGCTTTTGTGGACTATTGGAAACAGAGATGCTGTTTGGGCTTGGGTTGGTGGTCTGTCCAAAGCCTTTGAACCAGCCAAGCCTTCTCCTTCCCAGCAGTATGCACAGAGAAAATTACTTGAGGAAAACAAACAGCGTTGTGGTTCTGATTTCCATCAGGACGATGTTTCTAAGGGCCTTCCAACTGGTAAAATTTCCAAGTCTTTTTTGCAGAATGTGAGTACTCCTGGATCACTcacatcttcaccaaattcagTTAAAGTGGACAACTTGCCATCTG TCAAAAAAGAGAACTCGGATGATTTAGATGGGACTAGACATTTCATGGTGAATGTTATTGAGCCACAGTTTAATCTTCACTCAGAGGATGCAAAT GGTAGATTTTTGCTCGCTGCCGTAAGGGGCCAAGTTTTAGCTCGGTCATTTCATTCAGTCTTTCATGTTGGTTATGAGATAATTGAGCAAGCACTTGTATCTAAAGATGTTCCTATTAACGAGTACCAACCtgaaatgacatggaaaagaATGGAATTCTCTGTCATGTTGGAGCACGTGCAGGCTCATGTTGCACCAACAGATGTTGATCCAGGTGCTGGATTGCAGTGGCTTCCCAAAATTCTTAGAAGCTCTCCAAAGGTAATGCGTACGGGGGCTCTTCTTGAAAGAGTTTTTATGCCTTGTAGTATGTATTTTCGGTATACAAGGCACAAAGGGGGAACTCCAGAATTGAAG GTGAAGCCTTTGAAGGAGCTCACATTTAATTCTCATGATATAGAGGCAACAATGACATCACGCCAGTTTCAAGTCATGCTGGATGTATTGACCAATCTTCTATTTGCTCGCCTGCCAAA GCCTCGAAAAAGTAGCTTATCCTTTCCTGCCGAAGATTATGAGGATGTTGAAGAGGAAGCAGATGAGGTGGTTCCTGACGGTGTTGAAGAGGTGGAACTTGCAAAAATAAACCTTGAAAAAACAGAGAGGGAACAAAGGTTGCTTCTTGATGATATTCGAAAATTGTCTCTTTGGGGTGATCCTTATGGGGAACCACATCAAGAAAAGGAAAGCGAGTTATGGATGATATCTGGTGGAAGATCTTTGCTG GTCCAGGGACTGAAGAGAGAACTTGTAATTGCTCAAAAATCTAGAAAGGCAGCATCCGCCTCATTAAGGATGGCTTTTCAAAAAGCTGCCCAACTACGACTAACAGAGAAGGAGAAGAATAAAAGTCCTTCCTATGCTATGCGCATATCTTTGCAAATTAATAAAGTTGTTTGGAGCATGCTTGTTGATGGTAAATCCTTTGCTGAGGCTGAGATTAATGACATG ATATATGACTTTGACCGGGATTACAAGGATGTCGGCATTGCTCGGTttacaacaaaatattttgttgtcaGAAATTGCCTGCCTAATGTCAAGTCTGATATGCTTTTGTCAGCATGGAATCCTCCATCTGAATGGGGAAA AAAAGTGATGCTACGTGTGGATGCACGGCAGGGAGCTCCAAAGGATGGAAATTCTCCCCTTGAACTTTTTGAG GTGGAGATTTATCCCCTTAAGATTCATTTAACAGAGACAATGTACAGAATGATGTGGGAATATTTCTTCccagaagaagaacaagattcACAACGTCGACAG GAGGTTTGGAAGGTTTCAACCACTGCTGGTGCAAGGCGTGTAAAGAAAGGTTCACTTCTTGAAGCTTCTGCTTCAAGCAGTCATTCAATAAAAGAGTATGAGGCCCCATCCAAGTCTGGCATATCTGCAATGCTATTTCCCACAAGTCAACCTTCGGTCCATGTTGACTCGGCTCAA GCATCAAAAACACAAAATGCCAAAGCAAACTCTGGTACTGTTACTGGTTCAAACCCCGAGTTGAGAAGGACATCATCTTTTGACAGAACTTGGGAAGAGACTGTGGCAGAATCTGTAGCTAACGAGCTTGTGTTACAAAGCTTCTCTTCCTCAAAAAATGGCCAATATAGTTCTGCCAAGCAACAAGATGAATCAGCTAAGAATAAATCAAAAGATTCCAAAGGTGTGAAAGGTGGCCGTTCATCTCATGAAGAGAAAAAGGTGGCCAAGTCTCATGAAGAGAAGAGATCTAGGCCACGAAAGATGATGGAGTTTCACAACATAAAAATTAGCCAG GTTGAGTTATTGGTTACATATGAAGGGCAGCGATTTGTTGTAAATGATCTTAAATTACTGATGGATCAATTTCATAGAACTGAGTTTACTGGAACTTGGCGAAGACTCTTCTCACGAGTTAAGAAGCACATAATCTGGGGAGTCCTAAAGTCTGTAACTGGAATGCAG GGTAGGAAATTTAAAGACAAAGGCCAGAGTCAGCATACTGGTGCTGGTGTTCCTGAAATTGATCTTAACTTTAGTGACAATGAAGGGCAGACAGGAAAATCTGATCAATATCCACCATCGTGGCCTAAGCGTCCAAGTGATGGTGCGGGTGATGGATTTGTAACATCCATTAGAGGATTGTTCAATACTCAACGCCGCAAGGCAAAGGCATTTGTGCTCAGAACTATGAGGGGAGAAGCAGAGAATGATTTTCAAGGTGATTGGAGCGAAAGTGATATGGATTTCTCCCCTTTTGCTCGGCAGCTCACGATCACGAGAGCCAAAGAACTTATTAGGAGGCACACTAAGAAGTTCCGTTCGAGAGGACAAAAAG CCTCATCTTCACAACAAAGAGAATCACTACCATCGTCACCACGAGAGACAACTCCGTTTGACAGTGATTCTTCAAGTGGATCCTCACCCTACGAAGATTTTCATGAATAG